A window of the Brassica napus cultivar Da-Ae chromosome C5, Da-Ae, whole genome shotgun sequence genome harbors these coding sequences:
- the LOC106397907 gene encoding scarecrow-like protein 31 — translation MESNFSGMVNGFEYYDVGFLPNQNPNLGFGVPSSSDFDLRLDHWVPATQQDQGFDLHHQQQYSPPADEIDSENTLLKYVNQLLMEGTLAEEQTTFYDSLALRQTEQMLQQVISDSQAQSTYTIPANSITSSSTTGGGSSYWSSTSNSSVGGQVLYDDDAVGDSGVISFQGPNTLRGFTQPTSEILVRSMFTDTDSVNQFKRGLEEASKFLPNTDQWIFNPDHEVKEERGLSARKNRHRREEEEEDLEEARSSKQSALTVVEDIKLTELFDKVLLLDGESDPQVIEEGDSVSSKPQVAKKEGGRTKKKSQTFDFRTLLTLCAQSISAGDKITADDLLRQIRKQCTPLGDASQRLAYFFANALQARLEGSSGSTIQSYYDSIASKKRTAAQTLKSYHVFLSASPFMTLMYFYSNKMILDAAKDASVLHVIDFGILYGFQWPMFIQNISKSKTGPRKLRITGVEIPQNGFRPTERIDDTGRRLTEYCKRFGVPFEYNAIASRNWETIRLEEFKIRPNEVLAVNTALRLKNLRDVTPGGEEDCPRDAFLKLIRDMKPDVFLSSTVNGSFNAPFFTTRFKEALFHYSSLLDMFGSTLSKENPERIHFEGEFYGREVMNVIACEGVDRVERPETYKQWQVRMMRAGFKQKPVEGELVESFRVKMKKWGYHKNFVLDEDSNWFLQGWKGRILFSSSCWVPS, via the coding sequence ATGGAATCGAACTTCTCTGGAATGGTCAACGGTTTCGAGTATTATGATGTTGGTTTCTTACCAAATCAGAATCCTAATCTCGGCTTCGGTGTTCCTTCCTCCAGCGACTTCGATCTCCGTTTGGATCATTGGGTTCCAGCAACACAACAAGATCAAGGTTTTGATCTTCATCATCAACAACAGTACTCTCCTCCGGCTGATGAGATTGACTCCGAGAATACCCTCTTGAAATACGTAAACCAGCTCCTCATGGAAGGGACTCTCGCCGAGGAGCAGACTACGTTCTACGATTCTTTGGCTCTACGACAAACCGAGCAAATGTTGCAGCAAGTCATAAGCGACTCACAAGCTCAATCTACGTATACTATTCCTGCTAATTCGATTACTAGTAGTAGTACTACTGGTGGTGGTAGTAGTTACTGGAGCAGTACTAGCAATTCTAGTGTCGGAGGCCAAGTGTtgtatgatgatgatgctgTTGGTGATTCTGGTGTTATTTCGTTTCAAGGACCAAACACTTTGCGTGGATTCACACAGCCAACGAGTGAGATTCTCGTCAGGAGCATGTTTACTGATACAGATTCAGTTAACCAGTTCAAGAGAGGCCTTGAGGAAGCTAGCAAGTTTCTTCCTAACACCGATCAATGGATTTTCAATCCCGATCACGAGGTGAAAGAAGAGAGAGGATTGTCAGCTAGGAAGAATCGTCACCGgcgggaagaagaagaagaagatctagaGGAAGCTAGGAGCAGCAAACAATCTGCTTTGACGGTTGTCGAAGATATTAAACTAACAGAGCTCTTTGACAAAGTCCTCCTTCTCGACGGCGAAAGCGATCCGCAAGTCATCGAAGAAGGCGACAGCGTTTCAAGCAAGCCTCAGGTCGCCAAGAAAGAAGGAGGCCGCACCAAAAAGAAGAGCCAAACATTTGATTTCCGCACGCTTCTCACTCTATGCGCGCAATCCATTTCAGCAGGGGACAAGATCACAGCCGACGATTTGCTGagacaaataaggaaacaatgCACGCCTCTGGGCGACGCGTCCCAGAGGCTGGCTTACTTCTTCGCCAACGCGCTCCAGGCGCGTCTAGAAGGTAGCTCTGGATCCACGATCCAGAGCTACTACGACTCCATCGCCTCCAAGAAACGAACGGCCGCTCAGACTCTTAAGTCCTACCACGTGTTCTTGTCCGCGTCTCCCTTCATGACTTTGATGTACTTCTACTCAAACAAGATGATTCTCGACGCTGCGAAAGACGCTTCGGTGCTTCACGTGATAGATTTTGGGATCCTCTACGGTTTCCAGTGGCCTATGTTTATACAGAATATATCAAAAAGCAAGACCGGGCCGAGGAAGCTACGGATAACGGGTGTAGAGATTCCTCAGAACGGGTTCCGTCCTACGGAGAGGATAGATGATACGGGACGGAGACTCACGGAGTATTGCAAACGGTTCGGTGTTCCGTTTGAGTATAACGCTATCGCGTCCAGGAACTGGGAGACGATACGGTTGGAAGAGTTCAAGATCCGACCAAACGAAGTTCTCGCGGTTAACACTGCTCTCAGGCTCAAGAACCTTAGGGACGTGACTCCGGGAGGGGAAGAGGATTGTCCTAGAGACGCGTTCTTGAAACTGATCAGAGACATGAAGCCTGACGTGTTCCTCAGCTCGACGGTCAACGGGTCTTTCAACGCCCCGTTCTTCACGACGAGGTTCAAAGAAGCTTTGTTTCATTACTCGTCGCTGTTAGACATGTTTGGTTCGACTCTTTCCAAGGAGAACCCGGAGAGGATACATTTCGAAGGGGAGTTTTACGGGAGGGAAGTGATGAACGTGATCGCTTGCGAAGGAGTGGATAGGGTTGAGAGGCCGGAGACTTACAAGCAGTGGCAAGTGAGGATGATGAGGGCTGGGTTTAAGCAGAAGCCTGTGGAGGGAGAGCTTGTGGAGTCGTTTAGGGTGAAGATGAAGAAGTGGGGTTACCATAAAAACTTTGTGCTTGATGAAGATAGTAACTGGTTCTTGCAGGGCTGGAAAGGTCGCATCctgttctcttcttcttgttggGTCCCTTCTTAG